From the Montipora capricornis isolate CH-2021 chromosome 2, ASM3666992v2, whole genome shotgun sequence genome, one window contains:
- the LOC138025773 gene encoding laminin subunit beta-2-like isoform X3 — MLATNVRVRLEEPPSLDDIGLLFPTEENLNKYYYAISDIIITGRCNCNGHAQYCRGPRMDETCVCEHNAAGKDCEMCKPLYNNRPWMPANATHANECQECQCNSHGMSCLYNNTLNIGVCSHCKHNTTGQHCEKCQSKFYRNSDVPIDHPNTCVACNCFLEGITNNGSCLQESTSTQVAGQCHCKNDVIGQQCNLCTPGYWGLTLSPRGECIECGCNSLGTVNSTIECDQYNGTCMCKLNIQGTNCSECKDGFYHFPLTNGTDCQRCPCDFGGAFPICNKSSGLCTCRSGVEGTTCNRAQQGQFYPFLDFVILEGEDMHGTFTSVTEYDGRGVAFTGSGYASFFPGQYAFTNASNILASYHYYAVIRYSVHSSYTSGPEARRTLKVEAISFNESSEFNIFLEQLPSGSQQAWMSQDTVKLFAGETYNISLFYNSSGDYNYPFLVDSIVLIPDLSLTRVFTESGQDIRNHLQSCVQARASLPHVEPEPAYCSALMFSVSAELYNGTLECGCNAFGTVAGSYNCTSYGGQCSCRLGVVGRTCNLCGVGFYRFSSAGCDPCECSNAGSVETACHELTGQCHCKVNVEGLKCNSCKPGTFNLDSANQQGCLNCFGYGRAVSCTSANGFVASTITTDFVNETVFKWTVVNSTGSPVEFAVKSSNGMVVTSTASRSVLYIEAPSSFLGSQFRSYGQRLHVNMEMRDLSDGHSSTVANGDVILSSGSKEVMLNFAPSASSNVTSYHVILDENHMVNGAITSLEFQSILAKLTSLRIRATYHDIPRFTRRSTNHSLPNVTFKKINLETAVKGLGSPGEMRVGFVENSTCHMNYTGLSCERCALGFTREVRGSGKFGRCVLCSCNNRSTQCHGETGVCINCKVGTYGDRCQLCAKNVQGPDCSRCQTGYWGLSENGCQACHCYTPGTTLGNDTSCDQLTGQCNCNATANVRGRRCDTCKENSWRTSAGLLSCKECPSCYSSVQEDVNLLRVHITSLKAEFSSFLKESSMLHNSTFVERFYQLVTDVRELTQTIHTAQEADVNSTAQWLLFSVVVNELSAVINETLTKAVNQTLHSTAILEAHRRDSESIVSQIHDLVTEAFLLLETSIERGLGQMETSAVSLANIARQLLNIRYSIDLEANRTVVANETVYSRLEHAVAVATKSVELARNVTDTQAHVNALLSQLHGNASEVHDLGETTVAIASTKLEMASRAYNHSLQKLDEAKQANPDRSIVLEDVKSESAIAGNLSSQFHSQVSKLYQSGTAVIDQIKDAVQTAISQVNDVQTAYSNGSQIHQDSQVALVAARAAVLRANRVHSDAQRMLLVLRNFEDESLQAQSSASEALSVIPHLRNNSHQIIREVSMVNESSANTLRTASEALKLGRSVYNISSSEKKVLERTLHLASQLHNETSAKNAAINNTVENFIAAEIEPVMRLCQNASTVATNVSEYSSTLLKRAAHLNASAHRLNALIRQLRNESSHLPRVNVNNLSVLRREVISAKEQFLALQLGPHLAELREGIHLQKEKMTLFKDWIGQLRSSIDERKNLLRSMPSGTPC; from the exons CATGTAACTGCTTTCTGGAAGGCATAACAAACAATGGCTCATGTCTTCAGGAGTCTACATCCACGCAGGTGGCTGGACAGTGTCACTGTAAGAATGATGTGATAGGCCAGCAATGCAATCTTTGCACTCCAGGATACTGGGGACTTACATTAAGTCCACGTGGAGAATGCATAG AGTGTGGGTGCAATAGCCTTGGAACTGTTAACAGCACTATAGAATGTGACCAGTATAATGGCACATGCATGTGCAAGCTGAATATACAAGGTACAAACTGCAGTGAATGCAAAGATGGTTTTTACCATTTCCCTCTCACCAATGGAACAGATTGTCAGCGGTGCCCTTGTGATTTTGGTGGGGCTTTCCCCATATGTAACAAGAGTTCAG GATTATGTACCTGCCGCAGTGGTGTTGAAGGTACCACCTGTAACAGAGCTCAACAGGGACAGTTTTATCCTTTCCTGGACTTTGTCATACTGGAAGGCGAAGACATGCATGGTACTTTCACTTCTGTCACTGAATATGATGGTCGTGGTGTGGCCTTCACGGGTAGTGGTTATGCTTCTTTCTTTCCGGGTCAATATGCATTCACCAATGCGTCTAACATACTGGCAAGTTATCATTACTACGCTGTTATCCGGTACAGTGTTCATTCATCTTACACCAGTGGTCCTGAGGCCAGGCGTACTCTGAAAGTTGAAGCTATCAGTTTCAATGAAAGTTCAGAATTCAACATCTTTTTGGAACAGCTACCAAGTGGTTCTCAACAGGCGTGGATGTCACAAGACACTGTTAAACTGTTTGCAGGGGAAACATATAATATTTCCCTGTTTTACAACAGTTCTGGTGATTATAACTACCCATTTCTTGTGGACTCCATAGTCCTCATTCCTGACCTTTCTCTCACCCGAGTATTTACGGAGTCAGGGCAAGATATTCGTAACCATCTGCAGAGCTGTGTGCAAGCCAGGGCGTCACTTCCCCATGTGGAGCCAGAGCCAGCTTATTGCAGTGCACTTATGTTTTCTGTCAGTGCAGAATTATACAACGGTACTTTAG AGTGTGGCTGTAATGCTTTCGGGACTGTAGCAGGTTCATATAACTGTACAAGTTACGGAGGACAGTGCTCATGTCGCCTGGGTGTGGTGGGTCGAACCTGTAACTTATGTGGTGTTGGCTTTTACAGATTCTCTTCTGCTGGATGTGATC CTTGTGAATGTTCAAATGCTGGTTCTGTGGAAACTGCTTGTCATGAGCTCACTGGACAGTGTCATTGCAAGGTCAATGTTGAAGGTTTAAAATGTAACAGCTGCAAGCCTGGTACATTCAACTTGGACAGTGCTAATCAGCAAGGATGCTTGAACTGCTTTGGTTATGGTCGTGCTGTCAGCTGTACATCAGCCAATGGATTTGTTGCATCAACTATTACAACTGATTTTGTGAATGAAACAG tgtttAAGTGGACAGTTGTCAACagcacaggcagcccagttGAATTTGCTGTCAAGTCATCTAATGGGATGGTTGTCACCTCCACTGCGTCACGATCAGTGCTTTACATAGAAGCACCATCTTCATTCCTTGGCTCCCAATTTCGATCCTATGGCCAGCGACTTCATGTAAAT ATGGAAATGCGAGATCTCTCTGATGGCCACAGCTCAACCGTGGCAAACGGTGACGTCATTTTGTCGAGTGGATCCAAAGAGGTGATGTTAAACTTTGCGCCATCAGCCTCTTCCAACGTTACATCCTATCACGTGATTCTTGACGAAAATCACATGGTTAACGGGGCTATTACATCCTTGGAATTCCAGTCAATTCTAGCCAAACTGACGTCATTGAGGATTCGAGCGACGTACCACGACATTCCACGTTTCACCCGTCGTTCAACGAACCACTCTCTTCCTAACGTGACCTTTAAGAAGATCAACTTAGAAACAGCCGTGAAAGGGTTAGGTAGTCCTGGAGAAATGCGAGTTGGATTTGTTGAAAACTCGACATGTCACATGAATTACACGGGTCTGTCTTGTGAACGGTGCGCACTGG GGTTTACTCGTGAAGTCAGAGGTAGTGGAAAATTCGGTCGGTGTGTTCTTTGTTCCTGCAATAACAGGAGCACACAATGTCACGGCGAGACTGGTGTCTGTATCAACTGCAAAGTAGGCACCTATGGGGACCGCTGCCAACTGTGTGCGAAAAATGTCCAGGGACCGGATTGCTCTCGATGTCAAACTGGATACTGGGGACTGTCAGAGAATGGTTGTCAAG CGTGTCATTGTTACACACCTGGAACCACTTTGGGTAACGACACCTCGTGCGACCAATTGACGGGTCAGTGTAACTGTAACGCAACGGCTAACGTTCGCGGAAGGCGCTGTGATACATGCAAGGAAAACAGCTGGAGAACGTCAGCAGGACTGTTGAGCTGTAAAG AATGCCCTTCCTGCTACTCTTCTGTTCAAGAAGATGTCAATTTGCTGCGTGTTCACATTACAAGCTTGAAAGCTGAATTCTCGAGCTTCCTAAAGGAATCCAGTATGCTCCACAACAGCACTTTTGTTGAGCGCTTCTACCAGCTTGTAACAGATGTCAGGGAACTAACACAAACAATCCACACTGCCCAGGAGGCAGACGTTAACTCGACAGCTCAGTGGCTTTTATTTTCTGTGGTCGTGAACGAATTAAGCGCTGTGATAAATGAAACCTTAACAAAGGCAGTGAATCAAACGCTTCACtccacggccattttggaagcTCATAGGAGGGACAGTGAATCCATCGTTTCACAAATACATGATCTCGTTACCGAGGCATTTTTGTTGTTGGAAACGTCAATAGAACGAGGTCTTGGACAGATGGAAACATCCGCTGTTTCTCTTGCGAATATAGCACGACAATTGTTGAATATAAGGTACAGTATCGATCTGGAAGCAAACCGTACAGTTGTAGCCAATGAAACCGTTTATTCGCGTTTGGAACACGCGGTTGCAGTCGCAACCAAATCCGTCGAATTGGCGCGAAATGTCACCGATACGCAGGCTCACGTTAATGCTTTGCTAAGCCAGCTGCACGGAAACGCGTCTGAGGTGCATGATCTCGGAGAAACTACGGTGGCAATAGCATCTACTAAGCTAGAAATGGCAAGCAGAGCATATAATCACAGCTTACAGAAGTTGGATGAGGCCAAACAAGCAAATCCAGATAGAAGCATT GTTCTCGAAGATGTGAAGAGTGAATCGGCCATTGCTGGGAATCTGTCCTCGCAGTTCCACAGTCAAGTCAGTAAATTATATCAATCAGGTACTGCTGTCATTGATCAGATAAAAGACGCCGTTCAAACAGCAATCTCCCAGGTTAATGATGTGCAAACAGCGTACAGCAATGGATCACAAATTCATCAGGATTCCCAGGTTGCATTGGTTGCCGCGCGCGCGGCTGTTTTAAGGGCTAACCGCGTGCACAGCGATGCGCAAAGAATGCTGCTGGTCTTGCGCAATTTTGAAGACGAATCTCTCCAAGCGCAGTCGTCTGCAAGCGAGGCCTTGTCCGTTATCCCTCATCTTCGGAACAACTCGCACCAGATTATAAGGGAGGTGTCCATGGTCAACGAGTCGTCTGCAAATACGCTCCGTACAGCTTCAGAGGCTTTGAAGCTTGGACGCAGTGTTTACAATATTTCCTCATCAGAAAAGAAG GTTTTGGAGAGAACCCTTCACCTGGCCAGTCAGTTACATAACGAAACTTCAGCAAAGAACGCGGCGATCAACAACACCGTGGAAAATTTCATAGCGGCGGAAATAGAACCCGTTATGAGACTCTGTCAAAATGCCTCTACTGTGGCCACCAATGTGTCCGAGTACAGTTCGACTCTTCTGAAGCGAGCGGCTCATTTAAATGCATCTGCCCACCGGTTGAATGCTCTAATAAGGCAGTTGCGCAATGAAAGCTCTCATTTACCTCGAGTCAATGTCAACAATCTTTCCGTTCTCAGGAGAGAGGTGATCTCGGCTAAGGAGCAGTTTCTGGCATTGCAACTCGGACCGCACCTGGCGGAGTTAAGGGAAGGAATTCACTTacagaaagagaaaatgactttattTAAAGATTGGATTGGCCAGCTTCGGTCTAGTATTGACGAAAGGAAGAACTTACTGAGGTCAATGCCGTCAGGGACCCCATGTTGA